CTAACAGCTTCCCAAGTGGGCGTCGATCTTTAATCCTAGCCTGATGCATTGCTTTCAAAGCACGTAATAAAATCATATCCTTTGTTTTCATGCTTTTAGGTGTGTTAGTACTTCTAACATCGTGGTTTCTCATTAATAGTCCAACTATGATTGCAGATAGGTAATGTGCTATTACGATGATGACCCCTAGTGTGGGATTGTAAAAGAAACCTACTGCAATAGCACCAAACATAAATAACGGATCAGATGTGGTAGTAAATGCTACTAAACGTTCACCTTCGGAACGAGTTACTAAACCCTGCTCGCGAAGTCTGGTAGTAATTTTTGAACTTATAGGATAACCAGAAGAAAACCCCATAGTCATAACAAATGCGCCTGAGCCTGGTACGTTAAAAAGTGGACGCATCAAAGGTTCTAGTAACACACTCATAAAATGAACTACACCTAGTCCCATGAGTATTTCAGATAGAATAAAAAATGGTAATAATGCTGGGAAAACAACCTCCCACCATATAGTTAGGCCCCGCAAAGAGGACTGGAAGGAGATATCCGGGAATTTAATTAAAGAAATGACAATTATAAATGTTGTAAACCCTAACAGACCTGTTTTCCAGTACGATTTATTTGAAATGTAATATAGCATTTTGCTCCTCCGTCGTATAGTACATGTTATAAAGAATATATTTAGTAAATAGACACTTTATACATTTAAAAGAGGTGAATTTGGTGGGAGGGCAAAAATTAGGGGTTGCTTTAGGGGCTGGCGGAGCGCGAGGTTTAGCCCATATAGGGGTACTGCAGGCATTGAAAGAAATGGATGTTAAGATAGATTGTATAGCTGGAAGCAGTATAGGTAGTATGATAGCTGCCTTTTACGGAAATAAAATGGATTTGCGGATGGTAGGTAAATTTTTGGCATCGTTAAACAGGAAGCATTGGCTAGATTTATGTGTTCCTGGATTAGGATTAGTTACTGGAGATAAATTCAAGGAAATAGTAAAATTATTAACACATAATAAAAATATTGAGGATTTGAGCATACCAATTGCAATAGTAGCTACAGATTTAGAAAAAGGCGAACGTGTTGTTTTTCTTAAAGGACCTATATATCAAGCAGTGAGGGCGAGCTGCTCAATACCAGGGATTTTTGTTCCTGAGAAAGTTAATGGTAATATCCTAGTTGACGGTGGAGTTATTGATCGTGTTCCTACATCAGTAGTAAAAGATCTAGGCGCAGATTATACAATCGCCGTTGATGTAGCTCCCAAAAAAAGCGAGGTAAAAATTAGTACTATGTTTGATGTGATTGCACAAACTATAGATATTCTAGAAGCAGAGATATTAAAGCTACGACTATTAGATGCTGACGTTGTAATCCAGCCAAAGGTTGGGCATATTGGAATAGCTTCTTTTGATAAAGTAGAAGAGTGTATAGAATCGGGCTACATAGCAGCGTATGAAAAGGAACAGCAAATTATAAGTTTACTGAAGAACAAGAGAGGAGACAGCAATGAATTATAAATACGACAAAAAAGGAATAGATATTTCTTCTGTTCTTAAAGTTATAGCAATAATATTTATTATAGTAGCGGGGCTTGGGTATGTGGTTGACGTCGATTACTACTTAATGATGCCTGGAACTGCTGAACATCTTAGGCCAATAATTGAAGTTGACGGTGAACTTAGTGATGAAAAGGGTAAATTTATGCTAACAACAGTTTCTTCAATTCCTGGCAATATGCTTTTTTATACTTTTGCCAACATAAGCAATAGGATTGGGTTGTATGAAATCGAAATTAAGGAGAAAGAAGAGGTTTTAGGCCACTTTGACATGGATGACGACTTATATAGACAGATTATGCTTTTATATATGAGCCAATCACAGCAGGAAGCGGTATATAATGCGTTTTTATTAGCTAATGAGGATGTTGAATTTATTGAAAATGCCGTATTGGTTAGGGACGTTGCCCCAGACTCGATGGCAGTTAACATTCTACGCCCTGGAGATAGTATAAAGATGGTAGATGGCTTTGAAGTGAAGAACTCAGAACAGATGATTGAGTATGTTAGAAACCAAAGACCTGGGGACACGGTACATATCGTCTACGAAAGGGGTGGGGAGAGCAGAGAAGCGGATATCATGCTAATGACTCATCCAGAAGTTGATGAAGCTAGGATTGGCATCATGATTATGACAGATCGGGAGTTAGTGACGAATCGTGATGTTAGAATTTCTACTGGACGTATAGGTGGCTCTTCTGCAGGCATGATGTTTACCTTAGAAATCTATAATCAGTTGGTAGAGCAAGATATTACCAAAGGGTATTATATAGCTGGTACGGGAACAATAAACGCTGACGGATATGTTGGACAAATTGGCGGCGTCAAACACAAAGTAAGAGCTGCCCGCAGGGCTAATGCAGATATATTTTTCGTCCCAATGGATATACATCCTTATGATACAAACGAGCAGGAAGCAAACACTGTAAATGCGAGGCTTGACGAGCCAATTACAGTCGTACCAATCAAGCATATCCAAGATGCTATAGATTACCTTGAAGGATTACCTGCGCGGTAATCTCTTCAAAAACGAATGGGTGGAAGTGTGAAATCTCTATTTACTAATCCAGACATAGATATTTCGTTTTTCCGTCTCTGTTGTTCGATTAAACTGTAGATTCTTGTTGCAGTAATAT
The sequence above is a segment of the Desulfuribacillus alkaliarsenatis genome. Coding sequences within it:
- the ylbJ gene encoding sporulation integral membrane protein YlbJ; translation: MLYYISNKSYWKTGLLGFTTFIIVISLIKFPDISFQSSLRGLTIWWEVVFPALLPFFILSEILMGLGVVHFMSVLLEPLMRPLFNVPGSGAFVMTMGFSSGYPISSKITTRLREQGLVTRSEGERLVAFTTTSDPLFMFGAIAVGFFYNPTLGVIIVIAHYLSAIIVGLLMRNHDVRSTNTPKSMKTKDMILLRALKAMHQARIKDRRPLGKLLGDAVTSSISTLALIGGFIILMSVLISILGALKITNLFVYIAAFVLSLVGFAPELATAFISGIFEVTIGSKEASISTEVTFLQKISIVSVILAWGGLSVHAQIAAILSATDIRYWPFFVSRIFHALIAGVLTLIIWKPSNYLLSHHAIPVFSYSQAPIEFKLWNYWVIMATMSLSILTFMLMISLLIYARQRFINRRFF
- a CDS encoding patatin-like phospholipase family protein — its product is MGGQKLGVALGAGGARGLAHIGVLQALKEMDVKIDCIAGSSIGSMIAAFYGNKMDLRMVGKFLASLNRKHWLDLCVPGLGLVTGDKFKEIVKLLTHNKNIEDLSIPIAIVATDLEKGERVVFLKGPIYQAVRASCSIPGIFVPEKVNGNILVDGGVIDRVPTSVVKDLGADYTIAVDVAPKKSEVKISTMFDVIAQTIDILEAEILKLRLLDADVVIQPKVGHIGIASFDKVEECIESGYIAAYEKEQQIISLLKNKRGDSNEL
- a CDS encoding SepM family pheromone-processing serine protease, which produces MNYKYDKKGIDISSVLKVIAIIFIIVAGLGYVVDVDYYLMMPGTAEHLRPIIEVDGELSDEKGKFMLTTVSSIPGNMLFYTFANISNRIGLYEIEIKEKEEVLGHFDMDDDLYRQIMLLYMSQSQQEAVYNAFLLANEDVEFIENAVLVRDVAPDSMAVNILRPGDSIKMVDGFEVKNSEQMIEYVRNQRPGDTVHIVYERGGESREADIMLMTHPEVDEARIGIMIMTDRELVTNRDVRISTGRIGGSSAGMMFTLEIYNQLVEQDITKGYYIAGTGTINADGYVGQIGGVKHKVRAARRANADIFFVPMDIHPYDTNEQEANTVNARLDEPITVVPIKHIQDAIDYLEGLPAR